From the genome of Deinococcus aerius, one region includes:
- a CDS encoding DUF4139 domain-containing protein, translated as MKRTLMTAAALLLGTASAADLRIYPSFTEVREPVRATGTTLSVTLPEAAWAGLIPGTLDLEGLNFTSAVQRQEANWLATLEGKTVYLKRGDADPQPVTLIRARDLLVRDAQGRYLNARYEDLSFDVPPPLNPLTPSQTLTFTLPQAGTGTLSYLTRAVTWAPRYTLKAGTGGAQLSALADIRNGTDLAYDVKMTELYAGDVEVQGGPPVPAPYAVESRATAGALADTAAPKINSLGELRGLYRYALSTPFTLPANSVVTLPFLTPKLTSFERYAGLNTYFTPQNASGTLSRFYRLKADQRLPGGSITVREEGRIAGQTTIPETAKGAEIEFTLGSDPDVRYTRSVQTVSSEKNAQGNVVRSTYRVTYAFENGKDRAVRAEVTETVGGRRIIIDSAPARQNQAQAELRVDVPANGKATKSFTLVVDNS; from the coding sequence ATGAAACGAACTCTCATGACGGCAGCGGCCCTGCTGCTTGGCACGGCCTCGGCGGCGGACCTCCGCATCTACCCCAGTTTTACGGAAGTGCGTGAACCTGTACGGGCGACCGGGACGACCTTGAGCGTCACGCTGCCCGAGGCGGCCTGGGCGGGCCTGATCCCCGGCACGCTCGACCTCGAAGGGTTGAACTTCACGAGTGCGGTGCAGCGGCAGGAGGCGAACTGGCTCGCCACGCTGGAGGGCAAGACGGTGTACCTGAAGCGGGGGGACGCGGACCCGCAGCCCGTCACTCTGATCCGCGCCCGCGACCTGCTGGTGAGGGACGCGCAGGGCCGCTACCTGAATGCCCGGTACGAGGATTTAAGCTTTGACGTGCCGCCGCCCCTGAACCCCCTCACGCCCTCTCAAACGCTGACCTTCACGCTGCCGCAGGCGGGGACGGGCACCCTGTCCTACCTGACCCGCGCGGTGACGTGGGCGCCGCGCTACACCCTCAAGGCCGGGACGGGTGGGGCGCAGCTCTCGGCCCTGGCGGACATCCGCAACGGCACCGACCTCGCCTACGACGTGAAGATGACGGAGCTGTACGCGGGGGACGTGGAGGTGCAGGGGGGGCCGCCGGTGCCCGCGCCCTACGCGGTGGAGAGCCGGGCAACGGCCGGAGCGCTCGCCGACACCGCCGCCCCCAAGATCAACTCCCTCGGCGAGTTGCGCGGCCTGTACCGTTACGCCCTGTCCACGCCCTTCACCCTGCCCGCCAACAGCGTCGTTACCCTGCCCTTCCTGACGCCCAAGCTCACCAGCTTCGAGCGGTACGCGGGGCTGAACACCTACTTCACCCCGCAGAATGCCTCCGGCACGCTGAGCCGCTTCTACCGCCTCAAGGCCGATCAGCGCCTGCCCGGCGGCAGCATCACCGTGCGCGAGGAGGGCCGGATCGCCGGGCAGACGACCATTCCCGAGACGGCCAAGGGCGCCGAGATCGAGTTCACTCTGGGGAGCGACCCGGATGTCCGCTACACCCGCAGCGTGCAGACGGTGAGCAGCGAGAAGAACGCGCAGGGGAACGTCGTGCGGAGCACCTACCGGGTCACCTACGCCTTCGAGAACGGCAAGGACCGCGCCGTCCGCGCCGAGGTGACCGAGACGGTGGGGGGGCGCCGCATCATCATTGACTCTGCGCCCGCCCGCCAGAACCAGGCGCAGGCCGAACTGCGGGTGGACGTGCCTGCGAACGGCAAGGCGACGAAGAGCTTCACGCTGGTGGTGGACAACAGCTAG
- the secG gene encoding preprotein translocase subunit SecG — MILTLFIILFALVCVGLVFFVLLQVPRQAGLSASMASGGSLLGGRGVEGGLIRVTSVLGGLFMLLALLISFVSR, encoded by the coding sequence ATGATTCTGACGTTGTTTATCATCCTGTTCGCCCTGGTTTGCGTGGGGCTCGTGTTTTTCGTGCTGCTGCAGGTGCCCAGGCAGGCCGGACTCTCGGCCAGTATGGCCTCCGGCGGCTCGCTGCTGGGCGGGCGCGGCGTGGAGGGCGGCCTGATCCGCGTAACCAGCGTGCTGGGCGGACTCTTCATGCTGCTGGCGCTGCTGATCAGTTTCGTCTCGCGTTAA
- a CDS encoding ABC transporter permease produces MSVPATSTPAPAARRSQSQFSVALNQFRRNSLAKFGGSLLILLYLMALFAGFLAPDGLSSYSTTNLTPYHPPTPVHVRTEQGLTRPFVYNYSQQLNPDTFVNEYRPTKERCPIYFGVRGDSYRILGLIPSNIHLFGTGNENCKVYLFGGDSLGRDLFTRTVYASQISLTIGVASVLLSTLIGMFMGAMSAYFGGWVDNVIQRLIEVIAAIPYLFLVILLRSIFPQNVNPILALYIILGILAFINWGGLARVVRGQLLSVREQDYVAAATSLGASNSRIMWRHMLPSMTTYLIVGLSLSIPNTILLESGLSFLGIGAVEPYASWGSLLSRAQEGGFASITQRPWVLIPGFFIVLTVMCYQLLGDGLRDAFDPRKRR; encoded by the coding sequence ATGAGCGTTCCCGCCACGTCCACCCCCGCCCCGGCGGCTCGCCGGTCCCAGTCGCAGTTTTCGGTGGCGCTCAACCAGTTCCGCAGGAACTCGCTGGCGAAATTCGGCGGCTCCCTGCTGATCCTGTTGTACCTGATGGCGCTGTTCGCCGGGTTCCTCGCCCCCGACGGGCTTTCGAGCTACAGCACCACCAACCTCACGCCGTATCACCCGCCGACGCCCGTGCATGTCCGCACCGAGCAGGGCTTGACCCGCCCCTTCGTCTACAACTACTCCCAGCAGCTCAACCCGGACACGTTCGTCAACGAGTACCGGCCGACCAAGGAGCGCTGCCCGATCTACTTTGGGGTGCGCGGCGACAGCTACCGCATCCTGGGCCTCATCCCCAGCAACATCCACCTCTTCGGCACCGGGAACGAGAACTGCAAGGTCTACCTGTTCGGTGGTGACTCGCTGGGCCGCGACCTGTTCACCCGGACGGTGTACGCCTCGCAGATCTCGCTGACCATCGGGGTCGCCTCGGTGCTGCTCTCGACCCTGATCGGCATGTTCATGGGGGCCATGTCGGCCTACTTCGGCGGCTGGGTCGACAACGTCATCCAGCGTCTGATCGAGGTGATCGCCGCGATTCCGTACCTCTTCCTGGTGATCCTGCTGCGCTCCATCTTCCCGCAGAACGTCAACCCGATTCTGGCGCTGTACATCATCCTGGGCATCCTGGCCTTTATCAATTGGGGCGGCCTGGCGCGCGTGGTGCGCGGGCAACTGCTCAGCGTGCGCGAGCAGGACTACGTGGCCGCCGCGACCTCGCTCGGGGCGTCCAACAGCCGCATCATGTGGCGGCACATGCTGCCCTCGATGACCACCTACCTGATCGTGGGGCTGAGCCTCTCCATTCCGAACACAATCCTGCTGGAGTCCGGCCTGAGCTTCCTGGGCATCGGCGCGGTCGAGCCCTACGCCTCCTGGGGCAGCCTGCTGAGCAGGGCGCAGGAGGGCGGCTTCGCCTCCATCACCCAGCGGCCCTGGGTGCTGATCCCGGGCTTCTTCATCGTGCTGACCGTGATGTGCTACCAGCTTCTGGGCGACGGCCTGCGCGACGCCTTTGACCCGCGCAAGCGCCGGTGA
- a CDS encoding ABC transporter ATP-binding protein, with product MTQTTVVAAVPGVTKGRREGPPTGETLLEVNNLEKFFPIRGGLLSRVVGNVKAVNDVSFKLARGEVVGLVGESGSGKTTAGRAILRLIEPTGGQVIFNGTDITRLSKGQMRDYRREMQIIFQDPFASLNPRMTVSDIIGEAMQIHNLHPGRERVDRIAELLQKVGLRPEHMRRYPHEFSGGQRQRIGIARALAVDPSFIVADEPVSALDVSIQAQVVNLLQDLQEELGLTVLFIAHDLAVVEYICDRIIVMYLGRVMEIASSRELNNNPKHPYTEALLSAAPVPDPTVKRQRIILEGDIPSPINPPSGCVFRTRCRYAVDDCARIVPELREVAPGHFKACIRDDIL from the coding sequence ATGACCCAGACCACCGTTGTGGCCGCGGTGCCCGGGGTGACCAAGGGCAGGCGTGAAGGCCCCCCCACCGGCGAGACGCTGCTGGAAGTGAACAACCTGGAGAAGTTCTTCCCGATTCGCGGCGGGCTGCTCTCGCGCGTGGTGGGGAACGTGAAGGCCGTGAACGACGTGTCCTTCAAGCTCGCGCGCGGCGAGGTCGTCGGCCTGGTGGGCGAGTCGGGCTCGGGCAAGACGACGGCGGGCCGCGCGATCCTGCGATTGATCGAGCCGACCGGCGGGCAGGTCATCTTCAACGGGACCGACATCACCCGGCTCTCCAAGGGGCAGATGCGCGACTACCGCCGGGAGATGCAGATCATCTTCCAGGACCCCTTCGCCAGCCTCAACCCGCGCATGACGGTGTCGGACATCATCGGCGAGGCCATGCAGATTCACAACCTGCACCCGGGCCGCGAGCGGGTCGACCGCATCGCCGAGCTGCTCCAGAAGGTGGGCCTGCGCCCCGAACACATGCGCCGCTACCCCCACGAGTTCTCGGGCGGCCAGCGCCAGCGCATCGGGATCGCCCGCGCGCTCGCGGTGGACCCCTCCTTCATCGTGGCGGACGAGCCGGTCTCGGCGCTCGACGTGTCCATCCAGGCGCAGGTCGTGAACCTCCTCCAGGACCTCCAGGAGGAACTGGGCCTGACGGTGCTGTTCATCGCGCACGACCTCGCGGTGGTCGAGTACATCTGCGACCGCATCATCGTGATGTACCTGGGCCGCGTAATGGAGATCGCCTCCAGCCGCGAGCTGAACAACAACCCCAAGCACCCCTACACCGAGGCGCTGCTCTCCGCCGCGCCGGTGCCCGACCCCACGGTGAAGCGCCAGCGCATCATCCTGGAAGGGGACATTCCCAGCCCGATCAACCCGCCCAGCGGCTGCGTGTTCCGCACCCGCTGCCGCTACGCGGTGGACGACTGCGCCCGCATCGTGCCCGAGTTGCGCGAGGTCGCGCCCGGCCACTTCAAGGCCTGCATCCGCGACGACATCCTGTAA
- a CDS encoding ABC transporter ATP-binding protein — protein sequence MTHQGEVLLAVNGLRTYFNTDDGVVKSVDGVTFHINKGETLAVVGESGSGKSVTSLSIMRLIPVPPGKIEGGEILFTGKDGVQRDIVKLSESEMRKIRGNDISMIFQEPMTSLNPVYTVGDQIAEAVMLHQGKNRRDAMGVATDMLRFVGIPAPEKRVNEYPHQMSGGMRQRVMIAMALSCNPALLIADEPTTALDVTIQAQILDLMRKLQRDIGMSIMFITHNLGVVAEMADRVVVMYGGRVVEEGDVVEIFKAPRHPYTMGLLNSIPRPGVHIHEPGKPKSRLEAIPGNVPNPLNLPPGCPFEPRCKFAVEACREAVPPLFDTGNGHTARCIRWHEFEQVQQEVTA from the coding sequence ATGACCCATCAGGGTGAAGTGTTGCTGGCCGTCAATGGCCTGAGGACGTACTTCAACACCGACGACGGTGTGGTGAAGAGCGTGGACGGGGTGACCTTCCACATCAACAAGGGCGAGACGCTGGCGGTGGTGGGCGAGTCGGGCTCGGGCAAGAGCGTGACCAGCCTGAGCATCATGCGCCTGATTCCCGTGCCGCCCGGCAAGATCGAGGGTGGCGAGATCCTCTTCACCGGCAAGGACGGCGTCCAGCGGGACATCGTGAAGCTCTCCGAGTCCGAGATGCGCAAGATTCGCGGCAACGACATCTCGATGATCTTCCAGGAGCCCATGACGAGCCTCAACCCGGTGTACACCGTAGGCGACCAGATCGCCGAAGCCGTCATGCTGCACCAGGGCAAGAACCGGCGCGACGCGATGGGCGTGGCGACCGACATGCTGCGCTTCGTGGGCATCCCCGCCCCCGAAAAGCGCGTGAACGAGTACCCCCACCAGATGTCCGGCGGGATGCGCCAGCGCGTGATGATCGCCATGGCCCTCTCGTGCAACCCGGCCCTCCTGATCGCCGACGAGCCCACGACCGCCCTCGACGTGACGATCCAGGCGCAGATTCTGGACCTGATGCGCAAGCTCCAGCGCGACATCGGCATGAGCATCATGTTCATCACCCACAACCTGGGTGTGGTCGCCGAGATGGCCGACCGGGTCGTGGTGATGTACGGCGGGCGCGTGGTGGAGGAAGGCGACGTGGTCGAGATCTTCAAGGCGCCGCGCCACCCCTACACGATGGGGCTGCTGAACTCCATCCCCCGCCCAGGCGTGCATATCCACGAGCCCGGCAAGCCCAAGAGCCGCCTGGAGGCGATTCCCGGCAATGTGCCCAACCCGCTGAACCTGCCGCCCGGCTGCCCCTTCGAGCCGCGCTGCAAGTTCGCGGTCGAGGCCTGCCGCGAGGCGGTGCCGCCCCTCTTCGACACCGGGAACGGGCACACCGCGCGCTGCATCCGCTGGCACGAGTTCGAGCAGGTCCAGCAGGAGGTGACCGCATGA
- a CDS encoding ABC transporter substrate-binding protein — protein sequence MRKALFVALALTVGSATAAPFVLPAKWMAANPSQAKTGGEVRIYSLSDYKTLNPFTSAEADSLPDLMSDVGLGGLFTQDPSTDKFIPHMADAMPTVSNGGKRFVVKLRQGMKFSDGQPITADDFVTTFKIHTDDKVGSNSYDSFFLNGKPITLKKIDDYTLQFDFPQVSSGAYVRMAFIPWPDHVFGPVYRSKGAEGIKAMWGISADPKTIVSPGPWVISNYQPGQRAVLRKNPYFGEWNKDGAGKPLPYLDTMSIRLLKDLNAGLAAYLAGQIDTFAPSKADDLAQIKRAIDSGNLKAQLFPNVSPNATSQWIVFNWNKAADPFKQKLFRDVRFRQAMSHIANRQGMIQLALGGLGTEVYTGVYPVFKNYQFASTPKYPYNLAQASKLLAQIGFTKKNAQGYLVDRTGKVLEFNLSTNAGNTVREQLGRIFADEAKKVGVKVNFTPIDFNNLVDQLTSKGPNRPFDAILLGLSGGDNIWPYGSNVIPCGGNLHAYNVPADGKCLTPQESLMTKLYYQGDQTLDDDARRKIGEQLSKAEALNQGFVYLVGTNYHVTFNSRLGGEYDRDLWDAYNLSRPYAHLTTYIK from the coding sequence ATGAGAAAAGCCCTGTTCGTCGCGCTCGCCCTGACGGTCGGCTCCGCCACCGCTGCCCCCTTTGTCCTGCCCGCCAAGTGGATGGCCGCCAACCCCTCGCAGGCCAAGACCGGCGGTGAGGTCCGCATTTACTCGCTGAGCGACTACAAGACGCTCAACCCCTTCACCAGCGCCGAGGCGGACAGCCTCCCCGACCTGATGAGCGACGTTGGCCTGGGCGGCCTCTTTACCCAGGACCCCAGCACGGACAAGTTCATCCCGCACATGGCCGACGCCATGCCGACGGTGAGCAACGGTGGCAAGCGCTTCGTCGTGAAGCTGCGCCAGGGCATGAAGTTCAGCGACGGTCAGCCCATCACCGCCGACGACTTCGTGACGACCTTCAAGATCCACACGGACGACAAGGTCGGCAGCAACTCCTACGACAGCTTCTTCCTCAACGGCAAGCCCATCACGCTGAAGAAGATCGACGACTACACCCTGCAGTTCGACTTCCCGCAGGTCAGCTCGGGCGCCTATGTCCGCATGGCGTTCATCCCCTGGCCCGACCACGTCTTCGGCCCGGTGTACCGCAGCAAGGGCGCCGAGGGCATCAAGGCGATGTGGGGCATCAGCGCCGATCCCAAGACCATCGTGTCGCCTGGCCCCTGGGTGATCAGCAACTACCAGCCCGGGCAGCGCGCCGTGCTGAGGAAGAACCCCTATTTCGGCGAGTGGAACAAGGACGGCGCGGGCAAGCCCCTGCCGTACCTCGACACCATGAGCATCCGGCTGCTCAAGGACCTCAACGCGGGCCTGGCCGCCTACCTCGCGGGCCAGATCGACACCTTTGCTCCCAGCAAGGCGGACGATCTCGCGCAGATCAAGCGCGCCATCGACAGCGGCAACCTCAAGGCCCAGCTCTTCCCGAACGTCAGCCCCAACGCGACCAGCCAGTGGATCGTCTTCAACTGGAACAAGGCGGCTGATCCCTTCAAGCAGAAGCTCTTCCGCGACGTGCGCTTCCGCCAGGCCATGAGCCACATCGCCAACCGCCAGGGCATGATCCAGCTCGCGCTGGGCGGCCTGGGCACCGAGGTGTACACCGGCGTGTACCCGGTGTTCAAGAACTACCAGTTCGCCAGCACGCCCAAGTACCCGTACAACCTGGCGCAGGCTTCCAAGCTGCTCGCCCAGATCGGCTTCACCAAGAAGAACGCCCAGGGCTACCTGGTCGACCGGACCGGCAAGGTGCTGGAGTTCAACCTCTCCACCAACGCGGGCAACACCGTGCGCGAGCAGCTCGGGCGCATCTTCGCCGACGAGGCCAAGAAGGTCGGCGTGAAGGTCAACTTCACCCCCATCGACTTCAACAACCTGGTGGACCAGCTCACCTCCAAGGGACCCAACCGGCCCTTCGACGCGATCCTGCTGGGCCTGTCGGGCGGCGACAACATCTGGCCCTACGGCAGCAACGTCATTCCCTGCGGTGGCAACCTGCACGCCTACAACGTGCCCGCGGACGGCAAGTGCCTCACCCCGCAGGAAAGCCTGATGACCAAGCTGTACTACCAGGGTGACCAGACGCTGGACGACGACGCCCGCCGCAAGATCGGTGAGCAATTGTCCAAGGCCGAGGCGCTGAACCAGGGCTTCGTCTACCTGGTCGGCACCAACTACCACGTCACCTTCAACAGCCGTCTGGGCGGTGAGTACGACCGCGACCTGTGGGACGCCTACAACCTGTCGCGTCCCTATGCTCACCTGACGACCTACATCAAGTAA
- a CDS encoding ABC transporter permease gives MLTFLLRRFLSAIPTLLLSSLLIFFIIQLAPGDFLTPARLNPNITPEHIAALQRNLGLDRPLPVQYWRWLTNMFQGDFGESFAYQQKVLALAWPRILNSMCLVLPYLILYYLIAIPLGVYGALRQNSLGDKTINVVMYILLGFPSFFLALLVIFGLLQLRYATGWDIPINGMTSDNYLSLSPLGKFLDIAKHVAIPALVLAVSDAAGLTRVVRGQMLEFLHADFVRTARSKGVSEFSAVYRHTLRNALVPIIAGLGGLLPAIISGAGFIEVVFAYPGITPMTLDAIASQDLFLIAGVTMLSVILLIIGNVLADILLSVVDPRIRYA, from the coding sequence TTGCTCACCTTTCTGCTTCGGCGCTTTCTGAGCGCCATCCCCACACTGCTGCTGTCCAGCCTCCTGATCTTTTTCATCATCCAGCTCGCGCCCGGCGACTTTCTGACGCCCGCCCGCCTCAACCCCAACATCACGCCCGAACACATCGCGGCCCTCCAGCGCAACCTCGGGCTGGATCGGCCCCTGCCGGTGCAGTACTGGCGGTGGCTGACCAATATGTTCCAGGGCGATTTCGGGGAGTCCTTCGCCTATCAGCAGAAGGTTCTGGCGCTGGCGTGGCCGCGCATCCTCAACTCCATGTGCCTGGTGCTGCCGTACCTGATCCTGTATTACCTGATCGCCATTCCGCTGGGGGTGTACGGGGCCCTGCGGCAGAACTCGCTGGGCGACAAGACCATCAACGTCGTCATGTACATCCTGCTGGGTTTTCCGAGCTTCTTCCTGGCGCTGCTGGTGATCTTCGGGCTGCTGCAACTGCGCTACGCGACGGGCTGGGATATTCCGATCAACGGCATGACCAGTGACAACTACCTCTCGCTCAGCCCGCTGGGCAAGTTCCTGGACATCGCCAAGCACGTCGCTATTCCGGCGCTGGTGCTGGCGGTCAGTGACGCGGCGGGCCTGACGCGCGTGGTGCGCGGGCAGATGCTGGAGTTCCTGCACGCCGACTTCGTGCGGACCGCCCGTTCCAAGGGCGTCAGCGAGTTCTCGGCGGTCTACCGGCACACCCTGCGCAACGCGCTGGTGCCCATCATCGCGGGGCTCGGGGGACTGCTGCCCGCCATCATCAGCGGCGCGGGCTTTATCGAGGTGGTGTTCGCGTACCCCGGCATTACCCCGATGACGCTGGACGCCATCGCCTCTCAGGACCTGTTCCTGATTGCGGGAGTGACCATGCTCTCGGTTATCCTGCTGATCATCGGGAACGTCCTCGCCGACATTCTGCTGAGCGTCGTCGACCCCCGAATTCGGTACGCCTGA
- a CDS encoding methylenetetrahydrofolate reductase, with amino-acid sequence MTTTPRTRVSVELVPRSRSGLRAELEVVANHLPGIDTVNVPDLTRFSTRSWVGCSFARPRYRAIPHVRAVDLNPVEPLPMAETLEAAGIDEVLVITGDAPADMSARVYDVDAVRAIRRFRRELPHVRVYAGLDPYRQSFARERDYLERKLDAGACGFFTQPFFDLRLMDAFADLIPEGVEVWWGATTVTNDATLNYWRARNHAVFPRSFQPTLEWNREFAARTLAFARERGHHAYFMPVRADVRAYLEGIV; translated from the coding sequence GTGACCACCACCCCGAGAACCCGCGTCTCGGTCGAACTCGTGCCCCGCAGCCGCAGCGGACTGCGCGCGGAGCTGGAGGTCGTGGCCAACCACCTGCCGGGCATCGACACCGTGAACGTGCCGGACTTGACGCGCTTTTCGACCCGTTCCTGGGTGGGCTGCTCTTTCGCGCGGCCCCGCTACCGGGCCATTCCGCACGTGCGCGCGGTGGACCTCAACCCGGTCGAGCCCCTGCCGATGGCCGAGACGCTGGAGGCGGCGGGTATCGACGAGGTGCTGGTGATCACGGGCGACGCCCCCGCCGACATGAGCGCTCGGGTCTACGACGTGGACGCGGTGCGGGCCATCCGGCGTTTTCGCCGCGAGCTGCCGCACGTGCGGGTCTACGCGGGCCTGGACCCCTACCGCCAGAGCTTCGCGCGGGAGCGCGACTACCTGGAGCGCAAGCTGGACGCGGGGGCCTGCGGCTTTTTCACCCAGCCCTTCTTCGACCTGCGCCTGATGGACGCCTTCGCCGACCTGATCCCCGAGGGCGTGGAGGTCTGGTGGGGCGCGACCACCGTGACCAACGACGCCACCCTGAACTACTGGCGGGCGCGCAACCACGCCGTCTTTCCCCGCTCCTTCCAGCCGACCCTGGAGTGGAACCGCGAGTTCGCGGCCCGGACGCTCGCCTTCGCGCGGGAGCGGGGGCACCACGCCTACTTCATGCCGGTCAGGGCGGACGTGCGGGCGTATCTGGAGGGGATCGTCTAG